A genomic region of Polypterus senegalus isolate Bchr_013 chromosome 17, ASM1683550v1, whole genome shotgun sequence contains the following coding sequences:
- the LOC120517886 gene encoding cyclic GMP-AMP synthase-like, with protein sequence MEYVSVASISLLAAGAAAVYTAVTRLLLGNHETLSKKMLERLYQDKVNFSNWELDAYKSKAEDVVSTLLKVVQKYVQEGDPKISQEPIGTGSAFEGVKVKPEVEFDFLVPIQIKFHRIIFSDEDHNVPVCFGLIQIEQPAMIILQSAKIWRTGTIDFKEKFCVQFGRYGYLLSTDQIQRWFQSMCAKTQTELERHFHGINFNFRKSGPARTLVFKWNNKEVNIDLVPAVKYEDTYLVAKMTSHLGEKAWRLSFSTQEKAFLQHLSPNCCYFKCLKILKYLRENDKKIRPTSHLSSSCPSYYLKTAFVHQVRQNDKSFWKNEDLEDRVKNLLWYLAECMGRGHLQHIYKDNTNLLKEVSPTTLEQIRFRLLYIHNNFESVLQYHLEY encoded by the coding sequence ATGGAATACGTCTCAGTTGCCAGCATCTCTTTGCTTGCAGCTGGAGCCGCAGCAGTATATACTGCAGTAACTCGCCTACTTCTAGGAAACCATGAGACGTTAAGCAAGAAGATGTTAGAGAGACTTTACCAGGATAAGGTTAATTTTAGTAACTGGGAGCTTGACGCTTACAAATCAAAGGCAGAAGATGTGGTCAGCACTCTCCTGAAAGTGGTCCAGAAGTATGTGCAAGAAGGAGACCCCAAGATTAGTCAGGAGCCCATTGGTACTGGCAGTGCTTTTGAAGGTGTGAAGGTCAAGCCAGAGGTAGAGTTTGACTTCTTGGTCCCCATTCAGATCAAATTTCACAGGATTATCTTCTCAGATGAGGATCACAATGTTCCAGTGTGCTTTGGACTCATTCAGATTGAACAGCCAGCAATGATTATCCTTCAAAGTGCAAAAATATGGAGAACTGGTACTATAGATTTCAAAGAGAAATTCTGTGTTCAATTTGGAAGATATGGCTATCTGTTGTCTACTGACCAGATTCAGCGGTGGTTTCAGTCCATGTGTGCTAAAACTCAAACAGAGCTTGAAAGGCACTTCCATGGAATTAACTTCAACTTTCGGAAAAGTGGCCCTGCAAGGACACTTGTCTTTAAATGGAATAACAAAGAAGTGAATATTGACCTAGTGCCTGCTGTTAAATATGAAGATACCTACCTTGTGGCAAAAATGACCTCCCATCTTGGGGAGAAGGCATGGAGGCTTTCGTTTTCCACCCAGGAGAAGGCTTTCCTTCAACATCTGTCACCCAACTGCTGTTACTTTAAGTGTCTGAAGATCCTAAAATACCTGAGAGAGAATGATAAGAAAATACGTCCGACCTCCCACCTGAGCTCCAGCTGTCCTTCTTACTACCTGAAGACGGCATTTGTCCACCAGGTACGGCAGAATGACAAAAGCTTCTGGAAGAATGAGGACCTGGAGGACCGAGTGAAGAATCTCCTCTGGTATCTGGCTGAGTGTATGGGGCGAGGGCACCTCCAGCATATATATAAGGATAACACAAATTTACTGAAAGAGGTGAGTCCAACAACATTGGAACAGATCAGGTTTAGGCTGCTTTACATCCATAATAACTTTGAATCAGTCCTGCAGTATCACTTGGAATATTAA